One genomic segment of Bacteroides caccae includes these proteins:
- a CDS encoding HDIG domain-containing metalloprotein — protein MNPYEIIDKYYPENTEQRQILVIHSLSVAGKAMKILDAHPELRLNRSFVKEAALLHDIGIFQTNAPTIQCFGSHPYIAHGYLGAEILREEGFPQHALVCERHTGAGLSLQDIVDQQLPVPHREMLPITLEEQLICFADKFFSKTHLDEEKSVEKARHSIAKYGEEGLSRFDRWCSLFL, from the coding sequence ATGAATCCATACGAAATCATTGATAAGTATTATCCGGAAAATACGGAGCAGCGGCAAATCTTAGTAATACACAGTCTTTCTGTGGCCGGAAAGGCCATGAAAATACTGGATGCGCATCCCGAACTACGTTTGAACCGGAGTTTCGTGAAAGAAGCCGCCCTATTACATGATATCGGTATTTTTCAGACCAATGCGCCTACGATTCAGTGTTTCGGTTCGCATCCTTATATAGCTCACGGTTATTTGGGAGCTGAAATCTTGCGTGAAGAAGGTTTCCCGCAGCATGCACTGGTTTGCGAACGCCATACAGGGGCCGGATTATCCTTGCAGGACATTGTCGACCAACAGCTTCCTGTACCCCATCGCGAGATGTTGCCCATAACTCTGGAAGAACAGTTAATCTGCTTTGCCGATAAATTCTTTTCTAAGACTCACCTGGACGAAGAAAAGTCGGTAGAGAAAGCCCGTCATAGTATTGCTAAATATGGTGAAGAAGGCCTAAGCCGTTTTGACAGATGGTGCTCTCTCTTTTTATAG
- a CDS encoding exo-beta-N-acetylmuramidase NamZ family protein → MRNRTSLILFFLFVTVFPECISGKVVAGAGRFEQYLPFIQGKRVGMVVNHTSVVGTGQTHLLDTLLKQHINVVKVFAPEHGFRGNADAGETVKDGKDSRTGVSIVSLYGNNKKPTAAQLKDIDVILFDIQDVGARFYTYISTMYYVMEACAENNKEMIVLDRPNPCDYVEGPILKPAYRSFVGMLPIPVLHGCTIGELARMINGEGWIAHKKNPCSLKVIPATGWIHGEPYSLPIKPSPNLPNDQSIRLYASLCPFEATSVSVGRGTTFPFQVLGAPNKKYGDFTFTPRSLPGFDKNPMHKNVVCYGEDLRNADDVNGFTLRYFLHFYRLSGEGAAFFSRARWFDLLMGTDSVRKAILRGDSEETIRNSWQKELQDYKKMRNKYLLYE, encoded by the coding sequence ATGAGAAATAGAACTTCCCTCATTCTTTTTTTTCTGTTTGTTACAGTCTTTCCCGAATGCATTAGCGGCAAAGTTGTCGCAGGCGCCGGACGCTTCGAACAATATCTGCCGTTCATTCAAGGCAAACGTGTCGGAATGGTGGTCAATCATACCTCTGTTGTAGGAACGGGGCAGACTCATTTGCTCGACACTCTGTTGAAACAGCATATCAACGTAGTCAAGGTATTTGCCCCCGAACATGGTTTCCGTGGAAATGCAGACGCGGGGGAGACTGTGAAAGACGGCAAAGACTCCCGTACCGGAGTCAGTATCGTCTCTCTTTATGGAAACAACAAAAAGCCGACTGCCGCCCAACTGAAAGACATCGACGTTATTTTATTCGATATTCAGGATGTGGGAGCACGTTTCTATACCTATATCAGCACAATGTACTACGTAATGGAAGCCTGTGCAGAAAACAATAAGGAAATGATTGTACTAGACCGGCCCAATCCGTGCGACTACGTAGAGGGTCCGATACTCAAACCGGCCTACCGGAGTTTTGTCGGTATGCTTCCTATCCCGGTACTCCACGGATGCACTATCGGCGAACTGGCACGAATGATTAACGGAGAAGGCTGGATTGCCCACAAGAAAAATCCTTGTTCATTAAAAGTAATTCCAGCCACGGGTTGGATACACGGAGAACCCTATTCGCTTCCCATAAAGCCCTCTCCCAACCTGCCGAACGATCAGTCCATTCGCCTGTATGCGTCACTCTGCCCGTTTGAGGCTACCAGCGTCAGCGTAGGGCGGGGAACGACATTTCCTTTCCAAGTATTGGGCGCACCCAACAAGAAATACGGAGATTTTACTTTCACTCCCCGCTCTCTCCCCGGTTTTGACAAGAATCCGATGCACAAAAATGTAGTCTGCTACGGTGAAGACCTCCGGAACGCAGACGATGTGAACGGATTTACACTCCGCTATTTCCTGCATTTCTACCGTTTATCCGGCGAAGGTGCCGCTTTCTTCTCCCGTGCCCGGTGGTTTGACTTGCTCATGGGCACGGATAGTGTACGCAAAGCTATCCTCAGAGGTGATTCGGAAGAGACTATCCGGAATAGTTGGCAAAAGGAGTTACAGGATTACAAGAAGATGAGAAACAAATATCTTCTTTATGAGTAA